The proteins below are encoded in one region of Ostrea edulis chromosome 3, xbOstEdul1.1, whole genome shotgun sequence:
- the LOC125674093 gene encoding betaine--homocysteine S-methyltransferase 1-like: protein MPKRGLIERLNAGENVLIANGYMWEFARRGYLALGGYVPEVVIEHPKLVTQLHEEFVHAGTDVLPAFTYFGHREKMRSIGREAEVEDLNRQALKIARKVADRTGSLMAGGVSHTQIYSADDPATHDKCRAIFKEMIGWAVEEGVDYIMGETFSILGEAMLALECIKEYGKGLPAVITLCAHVPDQTLDEVPIPEACRRLEEAGAVVVGLNCSRGPKTMIPLIREIRKACKGPIAAIPVPFRCHDDCCTYFSFKDSETDKLLFPNNLECKKCSSDDIREFATEAKEIGVQYIGLCCGNCSAYMRDLAEVYGRHPEASRYSCDLSLSFVWGKKKELNKSGDKEFMYMVYGTDILYPTVINVPQ from the exons GACTGATAGAAAGGCTTAATGCCGGGGAAAACGTGCTGATTGCCAATGGATACATGTGGGAGTTCGCTCGCCGGGGGTACCTAGCTCTTGGCGGATATGTACCGGAAGTGGTGATCGAACATCCGAAATTGGTAACACAGCTTCACGAGGAGTTTGTTCACGCCGGAACTGACGTACTGCCCGCCTTCACT TATTTTGGACACAGAGAGAAGATGCGTTCGATTGGTAGAGAGGCTGAAGTTGAAGACTTAAACAGACAGGCTCTGAAAATTGCCAGAAAAGTGGCGGATCGAACCGGTAGTCTTATGGCTGGGGGCGTGAGTCATACTCAAATTTACTCTGCAGATGACCCAGCAACACACGATAAATGCAGAGCAATATTCAAG GAGATGATTGGATGGGCGGTAGAAGAAGGGGTGGACTACATAATGGGGGAGACTTTCTCCATATTAGGGGAGGCGATGCTGGCTCTGGAGTGCATCAAAGAGTACGGAAAAG GTCTCCCCGCTGTGATCACGCTGTGTGCCCACGTCCCAGATCAGACGCTGGATGAAGTTCCAATACCGGAAGCTTGTCGCCGACTGGAGGAAGCTGGGGCGGTAGTGGTCGGACTCAACTGCTCCAGAGGTCCCAAGACAATGATTCCACTGATACGAGAGATCAGGAAAGCTTGCAAG GGCCCCATCGCCGCCATACCTGTACCGTTCCGTTGTCATGACGACTGCTGCACATACTTTTCCTTTAAGGACAGCGAAACAG ATAAGCTTCTTTTTCCAAACAATCTTGAATGCAAAAAATGTTCCTCAGACGATATCAGAGAATTTGCAACAGAAGCAAAAGAAATTGGAGTGCAGTATATAGGTCTTTGTTGCGGGAACTGCTCAGCTTACATGCGTGATCTAGCGGAAGTCTACGGCCGACATCCAGAGGCTAGTCGTTATTCGTGTGATCTATCGTTGTCGTTTGTTTGGGGAAAGAAGAAAGAGTTGAATAAATCTGGGGATAAAGAGTTTATGTACATGGTGTATGGAACAGATATTTTGTACCCTACTGTTATAAATGTTCCCCAGTAG
- the LOC125674106 gene encoding uncharacterized protein LOC125674106 — translation MELLKFIIFVVLGIETVSYPHQITTPPVDENDTTTQKAENGINYVGTPYPVTTQQPDKTTTQQLHQTTTENHTNTPAPPQAMPETPENNSSNDMSAMSDTKTPTDNSTMTVAIGSVFLFFLVMFIAFVIFILVAI, via the exons ATGGAGCTtttgaaattcatcatttttgttGTCTTAGGAATTGAG ACTGTGTCTTATCCACATCAGATTACAACACCTCCCGTGGATGAGAACGATACTACTACACAAAAGGCAGAG AATGGCATAAACTATGTGGGAACACCTTACCCGGTAACAACACAACAACCAGATAAAACGACGACACAGCAACTTCATCAGACTACGACAGAAAATCATACAAACACCCCAGCACCACCACAGGCCATGCCAGAAACACCTGAAAACAACTCATCGAATGACATGTCCGCTATGTCAGACACGAAGACTCCAACAGATAACAGTACAATGACTGTGGCTATAGGgagtgtttttcttttttttcttgtaATGTTCATCGcattcgttattttcatcttgGTCGCAATTTAA
- the LOC125656630 gene encoding uncharacterized protein LOC125656630 codes for MTDDRAVVKVFRSVKPTLIDVTSKRCEDTKEWREKSQQHLSPGKEILNYQSIFWIACSSEAVYKQCVFVFDLHEQGKLKNLKIQKHESISTLSPNMTRPWRALMTLPEETILEMLLKVTKLDYHLDEMTKEAEYLKRTRNIQVAVCKHSKMPWEKTLNHFRTNEDEAEEEPSQFIG; via the exons ACAGGGCGGTA GTAAAAGTGTTTAGGAGTGTTAAACCCACCCTCATTGATGTGACCTCAAAGAGATGCGAAGACACAAAAGAATGGAGGGAAAAGTCTCAGCAGCATCTCTCTCCTGGAAAG GAGATATTAAACTACCAATCCATCTTTTGGATCGCTTGTTCCAGTGAGGCTGTATACAAGCAATGCGTATTTGTGTTTGACCTTCATGAACAAGGGAAGTTAAAGAACCTAAAAA TTCAGAAACACGAATCCATCTCTACTCTCTCCCCAAACATGACCAGGCCCTGGAGAGCTTTAATGACTTTACCAGAGGAGACAATCCTGGAAATGCTATTAAAGGTCACCAAATTAGACTATCATTTGGATGAAATGACaaag GAAGCTGAATATCTAAAGAGGACAAGGAACATCCAGGTTGCCGTATGCAAACATTCGAAAATGCCCTGGGAGAAGACTTTGAATCACTTCAGGACTAATGAGGATGAGGCCGAGGAAGAACCCAGTCAATTTATAGGATGA